Below is a genomic region from Helicobacteraceae bacterium.
CGAGGGCGTAAGCCATCGCACGCCGTCCGAAAATTCCAGCGCCGCGATCTTGATTTGCGCGTCCGCGTTCTCCTCCGATAGCTCGCGCAACATGGGGATTACCTCCTCCATCGTCGAGTTCAACGTGCCGATCTTCGATCCGTCCATACTGCCCGAAGAATCGACGAGAAAGAACAACGTCATTGTCCGTCTGGGGATTGATACTTTGTCTAATAACGACATCTCTGCTCCTTGTTTAGATGATTTCCGCTTTGGAGTCGCCAAAGTCGATTTTGCAACCCTTGTTCAGGGCGATCGCGTTGTTGGGCTCAAGCGCGTTTTGGTCGATTTGCCACGTTTTTTCAGATTGGTTGTGCAGCTTATAGCCCGCGCTTTCGGCTATAACTTGCCCGATCTGCGTTTGAAAATCGTCGTCGTCTTTGTGGCTGTGGCAGGCGTAGAGTTTGGTTCTTTGGTGGATTGGCAGGTTGTATCGAGCGGTTTTTATATAGCCAAAAAACGGCGCTTTTTTGCCGCACTTATGGCAACCGTTTTGCGTTACGGGGTCCGCGAAATATACCTCGTTGCAAGCGCATTTATACACTTCGCCGCGCATTCTAATAAACAGATGAAGCCACTCGCGCTCTATGATTCTACGTAGGCGATCGCCCATTACCTCTTTGCTAAACGCCTTGATAAACTTCTCTTGAAGATAGTTTGGCAGAAGCGGAAAGCGCGCGATCGCGCCTCTGTGCAACCCTTGAACGGGGCGGTTTGACGAATCATTTGGATCGAATATAAAGATCGGGGTTTCGCCGTAGATTCGTCTTTCGTTTTTCGCGTCCATGCAGGGCGGGCAAGCGGCTTTGCCCTCTAGCGGGTGGCTATTTACCCAGAGCAAAAAGAGTATCACCGAAAGCGAGAAGCGATCGGATTGCGTATCTGGATCGCCGCCCTTGACTACTTCGGGCGCCATATAGCGCGCTTTGCCCGCTATGCCGCTGCTTTTGCCGAAGGCGGATACGTTGTCGTTGTCGCAGATAAGAACCGCGCCGTTTTTTGGGTTGATGAAAAAGTTGCCGTCGTTGAGGTCTTGGTAGCTGTAGCCTTTATTGTGAAGCTCTCTGAAACCGGCGACGATATTTAGCGAGGCGTTGCACATTGCCGTCAAGCCCGAGAAGGCGACCTTGCCGACTAGAAATTTTGAAAAGTCCGCATACTCTTTCGGGCGCAACGCCATAATGTAGCCAAACGTTTCGCGAGCGGGGTCGGTTATGTCCTCAGGCCAGAGAAAAGCGGTGGTGGGCGCGCCTATTTTTATGTTGTTTTCCAGATTTTCGGCAAACTTTTTGCGATCGCGAATGCGGTTGCCAAAATACCATTTGAGCGCTTT
It encodes:
- a CDS encoding protein kinase, with product MANLTIGSSVQTKNFKTAKVIRELGEGGQGKVYEVDYGGERKALKWYFGNRIRDRKKFAENLENNIKIGAPTTAFLWPEDITDPARETFGYIMALRPKEYADFSKFLVGKVAFSGLTAMCNASLNIVAGFRELHNKGYSYQDLNDGNFFINPKNGAVLICDNDNVSAFGKSSGIAGKARYMAPEVVKGGDPDTQSDRFSLSVILFLLWVNSHPLEGKAACPPCMDAKNERRIYGETPIFIFDPNDSSNRPVQGLHRGAIARFPLLPNYLQEKFIKAFSKEVMGDRLRRIIEREWLHLFIRMRGEVYKCACNEVYFADPVTQNGCHKCGKKAPFFGYIKTARYNLPIHQRTKLYACHSHKDDDDFQTQIGQVIAESAGYKLHNQSEKTWQIDQNALEPNNAIALNKGCKIDFGDSKAEII